One genomic segment of Carassius auratus strain Wakin chromosome 29, ASM336829v1, whole genome shotgun sequence includes these proteins:
- the LOC113048018 gene encoding SAFB-like transcription modulator, producing the protein MSSTLDDSKTTDTSMDHELYTVQSPSEDIKDGPDHAEFIYKMSNEEFVRFVKLRVTNDSLFTGKRNSSTLAYRAILKELGLQREISASQARRKWENLKMKYKEMKNPPPGVSVNPTNWPWFSLMDDAMEGRLAGSEVALDTSTVGDDSEYRPNNTTRRRSKRAREPHKSEIELFVEDDDMMSEEMGRDRGELDRDRDEMEQERAILESDKAAIEYERMVLEREKMVLDRERAGVERELAALDRDRASLEREKAAVERDRASVEYIRAQLEKERAILDRERAKLERERAILEQQRGMEKVEQTANLNDSTEGTDTSIPLVMEPASLERRQKFLNLFEKLIENF; encoded by the exons ATGAGTAGCACACTTGATGACTCAAAGACAACAGACACAAGTATGGACCACGAACTTTACACTGTACAGAGTCCCTCGGAGGACATTAAGGACGGCCCAGATCATGCAGAATTCATTTATAAAA TGTCAAATGAAGAATTTGTTAGATTCGTGAAGCTGCGCGTGACCAACGACTCCCTTTTCACTGGAAAGAGGAATTCTTCAACTCTGGCTTATAG GGCCATCTTGAAAGAGCTGGGTCTGCAAAGGGAAATTTCTGCCAGCCAGGCCAGGAGGAAATGGGAAAACCTTAAGATGAAGTATAAG GAAATGAAGAATCCCCCACCTGGCGTCTCGGTGAACCCCACTAACTGGCCGTGGTTCTCCCTTATGGACGATGCCATGGAGGGTAGACTCGCAGGAAGTGAAGTCGCTCTAGACACGTCTACTGTGGGCGACGACAGCGAGTATCGCCCAAACAACACCACACGCAGGAGGAGCAAGAGGGCGCGGGAGCCGCACAAAAGCGAGATCGAGCTGTTCGTCGAAGACGATGACATGATGTCTGAAGAAATGGGGCGAGATAGGGGCGAGCTGGACAGAGACAGGGACGAGATGGAGCAAGAACGGGCCATCCTAGAGAGCGACAAAGCTGCTATTGAATACGAAAGGATGGTCCTGGAGCGGGAGAAGATGGTTTTAGATCGAGAAAGAGCAGGGGTAGAACGAGAACTGGCAGCGTTGGACCGAGACAGGGCCTCTCTGGAGAGAGAAAAGGCCGCTGTGGAGAGAGACAGGGCCTCTGTGGAGTACATCCGAGCTCAGCTGGAAAAGGAAAGAGCGATTCTTGACAGAGAAAGGGCAAAGCTCGAACGAGAGCGTGCCATTCTAGAGCAGCAGCGTGGGATGGAAAAAGTAGAGCAGACGGCTAATCTAAATGATAGTACAGAAGGAACAGATACCTCAATTCCCTTAGTGATGGAACCAGCTTCTTTAGAGAGGAGGCAGAAATTCCTCAACTTGTTTGAAAAGCTCATTGAGAACTTCTAA